From the Sebastes fasciatus isolate fSebFas1 chromosome 3, fSebFas1.pri, whole genome shotgun sequence genome, one window contains:
- the frmpd1a gene encoding uncharacterized protein frmpd1a isoform X3: protein MGPKSSFITPEKRAKLRSNPVKVHFAEEVEVNGHSQGNSLLFLPNVLKVYLENGQTKAFKFDPSTTVKDIVMTLKEKLSLSHIEHFSLVLEQQHSITKLLLLHDEERIQQLVQKKEAHDYRCLFRVCFMPKTLQALLQEDPTAFEYLYLQGVNDVLQERFAIEMRCNTALRLAALHIQERLASCGQSSKTNLKIITKTWGIENFVSSTLLRNMREKDLRKAIGYHMKKSQAQNDPKQKGLAVDQTRINYLEELSELKSFAGKSFSATMMLQDRESMVTLLVGARYGVSQVVNHKLSILSTLTEFTSITRIELLPESDKVSLVKIYLQDIKPITLLLESAAAKDMSCLIAGYCRVFVDPNLNIFPWIHDSKKHRVSAEEGYVSRCGSDSDTSSDLDMEGLVTPVSHDERPCPRLRSSSDPDGRKRKDRNRRRNKNGKEKGDKPWEDEKQKEEKDADTEKEKSPLNKNRESKSEDTAHKEETERAQGGRQTQTEITDNDSGERGEKVEGEVRAAEEQPSVSEASDSCNTDSRVITSPSSDSLDALEEDDLISCSSSSVHPSVPSQTHAHSHSPFQLHPYSHRHVQAHLPTPPPAHAHPLIHLTAHGRRGGGCRRSGDGADPQLLAPVSPSPSQKCSGNPCSDDSSLCFAELSRLVDFLPSPPEASEDDEDEEEELRRRRRRRRRESARRAGERGSIEGSFREHSMSPSLSSPSHMDFVFNFDQRDAHCYYKLCSNITPDSARSLPRPPHHNEGEDWEEVEEGPATAVDMEPIPILQPPPGFGDSSSDEEFFDARDRFTSPEDPTLGAMPRDIHTEMKLDFLSTLSLSDIRVSVTDADKDGNVEEDRKGGDEEGGGRETLFQLRKRSRKRRSFMETDYTSRVSYPEPDPVKQDLVSSRLHRNLLAEANDTQVLSSDPEPSEQTQNPSPTVSSLTHSEGEPALLESKPILSKSCSRGPGSTCGLGSCEQTRDPSRTRKQEMEMEPDAMESKSVTDLVKAASPTITVVRCRVDPDGKESADRRGDGKEEGQEEEEMGEGKEEGEEEEETAGVSGNGPFTNHMFLPESTEEEGNGEEGKKEGARGYSSSSKRPLIGAERQPEANTLPAGLIDVNKKSSNGLLGACLIALEQNSHVEEHVLEGVLEKSSYSPPPPPPSSPLPPVPVLHKSQSDCLVQGEGSSENTGASTEMCSSNSEVMPLSKQSHTNKAQFHLDITTSEDDAIGVVSSAMTTSDEVTDSTNSDNVFFDDDASNSLNSSSGDKKDDWATKHSISATLATASKSESQITIKSLTNTEAHTRVSSVNSDYTLAINSITAKLGAATRATSPTFNSGTRLQREVTHASCSDQSIDKPRSNCTGLIAEAKDSLTSLSLAKVNATTIHNLSKAPPSPTHFLIQTCSPSIMGRLSASTLRGKIQQLPLYLSRSQEVLNQAGVGNVAQSSAEDNNRKDVEITIKVTDVDDVTQTIDFETAESVESDDSDTTVTGSEVDGELFFETNMAKSSHSVSEVMEVSSPSPVQTEPKPQHQKLLYTGPIKNTPGPITEPPASLGISLQRDSSGLKMDTPGPIKDAPESKMKVTSPGEDIPGYKMYQSCSILPPIVVTTQNLNGPGLPFHSQSQKVRRTSSDRPLMGFCRPNSDSPKPLSSGCKVFTICEDISQTKSPAEVGTAPPLKSEFGCTSVLASGCESVVEGVQVPLDACGCPTVYTNCFSSGDSFDEELTVYEFSCRTQSSGVTLAGVPLMTTPPVPSFLSTSSTRSPSFPRSILFSSSTSELSPLLSPLSDASDHFLPQMHKDTISRLGQQRYPEPPTGFQVLRVDVDQLLSFLENSGADRSVASHGGRHPRDTCPTHFTENKRVLQIEARRLMSGCQKVVGIGQSPQEMLHSLADSFRTLAELAGICLWFSGCERCDRRNAEAVAGLADVARSFRDFCLAAERASSKRSCQDLSSKLLAKQCTALTASVFCLTQLFRTLTAL from the exons ggaGTGAATGATGTGCTGCAGGAGCGCTTTGCTATAGAGATGAGGTGTAATACTGCCCTGCGACTCGCTGCACTGCACATCCAGGAGAGATTGGCAAGCTGTGGACAGTCATCAAAGACCAACCTGAAGATAATCAC GAAGACATGGGGCATAGAGAACTTTGTGTCATCCACCTTGTTGAGGAACATGCGAGAGAAAGATCTGAGGAAAGCCATCGGCTACCACATGAAGAAGAGCCAAGCACAGAACGATCCCAAGCAGAAGGGCCTGGCGGTCGATCAGACGCGGATAAACTACCTAGAGGAGCTCAGCGAGCTCAAGTCATTTGCAGGGAAATCCTTCAGTGCCACAATGATG CTTCAGGACAGGGAGTCGATGGTGACCCTGTTGGTGGGGGCGCGCTACGGGGTGAGTCAGGTGGTCAACCACAAACTGAGCATCCTGTCCACCCTCACAGAGTTCACCAGCATCACACGAATCGAGCTGCTGCCTGAATCGGACAAGGTCAGCCTGGTCAAAATATACCTGCAGGACATCAAG CCCATCACATTACTACTGGAGTCGGCGGCCGCCAAAGACATGTCCTGCCTGATAGCAGGGTACTGCCGAGTGTTTGTTGATCCCAACCTCAACATCTTTCCCTGGATCCATGACTCCAAGAAGCACAGAGTGTCTGCTGAGGAAG GTTATGTATCACGGTGTGGCAGCGACTCAGACACCTCCTCAGACTTGGACATGGAGGGGCTGGTCACCCCGGTATCTCATGACGAGAGGCCCTGCCCTCGTCTCAGATCCTCGTCAGACCCAGacgggagaaaaagaaaagacagaaacagaaggagaaacaaaaaCGGCAAAGAAAAGGGAGATAAACCTTGGGAGGATGAAAAGCAAAAGGAAGAAAAGGATGCTGACACCGAAAAGGAAAAGTCTCCCTTAAATAAGAATAGAGAGAgtaagagtgaagatacagcgcacaaggaggagacggagagagcgCAGGGTGGTCGGCAAACACAGACCGAGATAACGGACAATGATTCTGGGGAGCGAGGGGAAAAAGTGGAAGGAGAGGTGCGAGCAGCCGAGGAGCAGCCATCTGTGTCAGAAGCATCAGATTCTTGTAATACTGACTCTCGTGTCATCACCAGCCCCTCCAGCGACTCCCTCGACGCTTTGGAGGAAGATGACTTGATTTCATGTTCTTCTTCCTCCGTCCACCCCAGTGTTCCCTCACAAACTCATGCCCATAGCCACTCCCCCTTTCAGCTTCATCCCTACTCTCATAGACATGTCCAGGCCCACCTGCCCACCCCTCCACCGGCCCACGCCCATCCACTCATCCACCTCACAGCTCACGGCAGGCGAGGAGGGGGCTGCAGGAGGTCAGGCGACGGAGCCGACCCCCAACTCCTCGCACCCGTCTCCCCCTCTCCGAGCCAAAAATGTTCAGGTAACCCCTGCTCCGATGACAGCTCCCTGTGTTTCGCCGAGCTCTCTCGCCTTGTGGACTTCCTGCCGAGCCCTCCAGAGGCCAGCGAGGACGacgaagatgaagaagaggagttgaggaggaggaggaggaggaggaggagggagtcaGCGAGAAGAGCAGGTGAAAGAGGAAGCATTGAGGGAAGTTTTAGGGAACATTCAATGTCCCCTTCCCTGTCCTCCCCCTCACACATGGACTTTGTGTTCAACTTCGACCAACGCGACGCTCACTGCTATTACAAACTCTGCTCCAACATCACCCCCGACAGCGCTCGCAGCCTGCCCCGCCCCCCGCATCACAATGAGGGAGAAGAttgggaggaggtggaggaaggtCCGGCTACGGCGGTTGACATGGAGCCCATCCCCATCCTTCAGCCACCACCTGGCTTTGGAGACAGCAGCTCCGATGAGGAGTTCTTTGATGCCAGAGATCGCTTCACTTCCCCTGAAGACCCAACCTTGGGGGCCATGCCAAGAG ATATTCACACAGAGATGAAACTGGACTTCCTCAGCACACTCAGCCTCAGTGACATCAGAGTCTCAGTGACGGACGCAGACAAAGACGGAAACGTGGAAGAAGACAGAAAAGGAGGAGACGAggaaggaggaggcagagagacgTTGTTCCAGCTCAGAAAAAGATCCCGTAAGCGCCGTTCCTTCATGGAAACTGATTACACCTCTAGGGTGTCATATCCAGAGCCAGATCCAGTAAAGCAGGACCTGGTCTCTAGTAGGCTTCATAGGAACCTTTTGGCAGAAGCCAACGATACACAGGTGCTGAGTTCAGATCCTGAACCTTCAGAGCAAACCCAGAATCCAAGTCCTACGGTCTCCTCTTTGACTCACTCTGAAGGAGAACCAGCTCTGCTCGAGTCAAAACCCATCCTGTCTAAATCCTGCTCACGTGGGCCTGGCTCTACTTGTGGTTTGGGGTCTTGTGAGCAGACTAGAGACCCCTCCAGGACCAGGAAACAAGAAATGGAGATGGAACCTGACGCAATGGAATCCAAATCGGTCACAGATCTGGTGAAGGCAGCGTCTCCTACCATCACCGTTGTCCGCTGCCGGGTGGATCCAGACGGGAAGGAGAGCGCCGATCGGAGGGGTGACGGAAAGGAGGAAGgccaggaagaggaggagatgggtgaggggaaagaggagggagaggaggaggaggagacagcagGTGTGTCAGGGAACGGGCCATTCACTAATCATATGTTTTTGCCAGAAAGCACTGAGGAGGAAGGTAATGGGGAAGAAGGGAAGAAAGAAGGGGCGAGAGGGTACTCATCCAGTTCAAAGAGACCACTGATAGGTGCCGAGAGGCAGCCAGAGGCCAACACACTGCCTGCAGGTTTGATAGATGTGAATAAAAAGAGTAGTAATGGCCTTTTGGGAGCGTGTCTGATTGCCCTGGAGCAAAACTCACATGTAGAGGAACATGTGCTTGAAGGTGTGCTTGAAAAGTCATCGTACTCACCACCGCCACCTCCACCTTCATCCCCTCTACCTCCAGTACCAGTTCTTCACAAATCCCAAAGTGACTGTTTAGTGCAGGGCGAAGGAAGCAGCGAAAACACGGGAGCCTCAACCGAAATGTGTTCATCTAACTCTGAGGTGATGCCACTCAGCAAACAAAGCCACACTAACAAAGCACAATTCCATTTAGACATCACCACCAGTGAGGATGATGCCATCGGTGTTGTTAgctctgctatgactactagcGACGAAGTTACCGACAGCACCAATTCAGACAATGTTTTTTTCGATGATGACGCAAGTAATTCCTTAAATTCTAGTTCAGGTGACAAAAAAGATGACTGGGCTACAAAGCATAGCATTAGTGCAACTTTGGCTACAGCAAGTAAAAGTGAGTCTCAAATAACTATTAAGTCTCTTACCAACACTGAAGCTCACACAAGAGTTAGTTCAGTAAATTCTGATTATACTCTAGCTATAAACTCTATCACTGCAAAACTTGGAGCTGCAACGAGGGCCACATCCCCTACATTTAATTCAGGTACCAGATTGCAGCGTGAGGTTACACATGCTTCATGTTCGGATCAAAGTATAGACAAACCCAGAAGTAATTGCACTGGGCTAATTGCTGAGGCTAAAGATAGCTTAACTAGTCTTAGTTTAGCGAAAGTTAACGCAACCACGATCCATAATCTCTCCAAAGCGCCTCCTTCTCCGACTCACTTCCTTATCCAGACCTGTTCCCCAAGCATTATGGGTCGCCTATCTGCCTCCACACTGAGGGGGAAGATTCAACAGTTACCCCTCTATTTATCGCGCTCCCAGGAAGTCCTCAACCAAGCTGGGGTGGGGAATGTAGCTCAGAGTTCTGCTGAGGACAACAACAGGAAGGACGTCGAGATCACCATCAAAGTTACGGATGTTGATGACGTCACGCAAACGATCGACTTCGAAACGGCAGAATCAGTGGAGTCAGATGATTCGGATACAACAGTTACAGGATCTGAAGTGGATGGAGAGTTATTCTTTGAAACAAACATGGCAAAAAGTTCTCATTCTGTGTCAGAGGTGATGGAGGTGAGCTCTCCATCGCCTGTCCAGACTGAGCCCAAACCCCAACACCAAAAGCTTCTGTACACCGGACCTATCAAGAACACACCAGGACCAATAACAGAGCCCCCAGCCTCCCTAGGTATCAGCCTCCAAAGAGACAGCTCAGGCCTAAAGATGGACACTCCTGGCCCTATAAAAGATGCTCCAGAATCAAAGATGAAGGTCACAAGTCCAGGTGAAGACATTCCAGGTTATAAAATGTATCAGTCATGTTCTATCCTCCCTCCGATAGTGGTGACCACGCAGAACCTAAATGGACCAGGACTCCCTTTTCATAGTCAGTCACAGAAAGTAAGACGGACCAGTAGCGACAGACCTTTGATGGGTTTTTGTAGGCCGAATTCAGACTCACCAAAACCTCTTTCTTCAGGCTGCAAGGTGTTTACTATCTGTGAGGATATCTCCCAGACAAAGAGCCCAGCCGAGGTGGGGACCGCCCCACCATTGAAGTCTGAGTTTGGCTGCACGTCTGTGCTAGCATCTGGATGCGAGTCGGTTGTGGAAGGGGTGCAGGTGCCGCTGGATGCTTGTGGTTGCCCAACGGTGTATACCAACTGCTTCAGCAGCGGGGACAGCTTCGATGAGGAGCTGACCGTCTACGAGTTCTCCTGCCGCACACAGAGCAGCGGTGTGACTCTTGCAGGTGTTCCTCTCATGACCACTCCACCcgttccctccttcctctccacctcctccacccgcTCTCCCTCCTTCCCACGCTCCatccttttctcctcctctacctctgaGCTTAGCCCTCTCCTCTCACCGCTGTCTGACGCCTCTGACCATTTCCTGCCCCAAATGCACAAGGACACTATCAGTCGGCTAGGCCAGCAGCGCTACCCAGAACCCCCAACAGGTTTCCAAGTACTCCGCGTAGATGTGGACCAGCTCCTTTCCTTTCTGGAAAACAGCGGTGCTGACCGATCTGTGGCGAGCCATGGAGGTCGCCACCCAAGGGACACCTGTCCCACCCACTTTACAGAGAACAAGAGGGTGCTCCAGATAGAGGCGCGGCGGCTGATGTCAGGCTGCCAGAAGGTGGTAGGGATCGGACAGAGCCCACAGGAAATGCTTCACTCCCTGGCTGACAGTTTCCGGACCCTGGCGGAGTTGGCAGGTATAtgcctctggttctccggttgtGAAAGGTGCGACCGAAGGAACGCAGAGGCGGTTGCAGGTCTGGCAGACGTGGCCCGTTCGTTCAGGGACTTCTGTCTGGCAGCAGAGCGAGCCAGCAGCAAACGCAGCTGCCAGGACCTGAGCTCCAAGCTGCTGGCGAAGCAGTGCACCGCGCTCACCGCCTCCGTCTTCTGCCTCACTCAGCTGTTCCGCACCCTCACTGCACTATGA